From Candidatus Omnitrophota bacterium:
TTTGAATTTCCTTTTTCCAATTCAATGAGATAAGGTTGATTTTGAGACCTTTGTTCTGTGATTCGATAACAAGGAATGGAGGCTCGTAATGGAAAAAAACCAACTTATTCTTTTAGTTGAAGACGAAGAATGCGTTTTAGCCGTTATGAAATCCATGCTTCGTCATTTGAAATGCGATTATATCGAGGCCAAAACCGGGCATGAAGCGTTGCGTCAGATTTACGAACGGGAAGACGATATATCTCTCATCATTCTGGATTACAAACTTCCCGGAATGGATGGCATTCAATGCCTGCAACACATTCGGCGAGTATCGAAGAAGCCCGTTATTATGACGAGCGGCGAGAGCATCCCCCAAGAAGTAACAAAACATATTGGAGCGCAAGGATTTCTGGCGAAACCATTTTCCATCGGAAATATGGAAGACGAACTCATACGCCTCCTTCATAAAAAAGAGAAAGATTCGAAGCCGTTATGAATGAAATTCCTTGACGGCTTCGAATAACGCGGCGATGTTTTCAGGAGGCGCATCGGGAAGAATATTGTGTTCCGCGCAAAATACGAAGCCGCCGCCCGGCGAAAAGATCGCCAGGCGCCGTTTTACGTGTTCTTTCACTTCGTTCGGCGCGCCTCGGCTCAAGACGCGCCGAATATCGCATCCCCCGCCCCAAAACGTTATGTCTTTGCCAAATTCCCGCTTCAAGCAATCCGGTTCCATGCGGCGGCAGGAAGCCTGCACGGGATTGACGATCTCCAATCCGGCGTCGATAAGGTCGGGAATCAAAGCGTATATGGAGCCGCAGGAATGCAGAAACGTATGCATCCGGCTGTTCCGCTTCACATAATCGTACAATCGAGCATGACGCGGCTTAAATAATTTCCGATACGTCGATGGGGCCATGAACGGCCCTTCGTTCGTCCCCAGATCGTCGCCGAAGCGGATGATATCGGCAATATCGCCCACGGCGGCGCAAACCTTTTCCAGGGTATTTAAGTGGATTTCCATAAGAGCG
This genomic window contains:
- a CDS encoding response regulator; this translates as MEKNQLILLVEDEECVLAVMKSMLRHLKCDYIEAKTGHEALRQIYEREDDISLIILDYKLPGMDGIQCLQHIRRVSKKPVIMTSGESIPQEVTKHIGAQGFLAKPFSIGNMEDELIRLLHKKEKDSKPL